From the genome of uncultured Methanobacterium sp.:
CATTATACAGTACCTTGTAAGATGCAGTGATGATCATGAACACTCAATTTAAAAAAGGCGTACTGGAACTTTGTGTTCTGGTTCTCCTTGACAGAAAAGACTGTTACGGTTACGAGATGGTGGATGAAATCTCGAAGAACATTTCTATTTCCGAGGGAACCATCTATCCTCTTCTTAAAAGGTTAAAAAAGGAGAAGTTTGTGATTTCATACTTAAAAGAGTCCCAAAACGGCCCGCCTAGAAAATATTACCGGCTAACTGAATTGGGAAAAGGAAAAAAGGAAAAATTAGTTGAAGAATGGAGAAACTTCTCTATAGGTGTGAATAATTTATTGAATTTTGAAATTACAAATAATTCGGGGGCTATTAAGGATGAATAAGAAAGAATATCTTGACCAACTCAGCAAACTTCTGAGAACACTTCCAAAGGAGGACAGAGAAGACATAATCTCCGATTACCAGGAGCACTTTGCAATTGGTTTGGAAAAAGGTAGAACTGAAGAAGAAATTTCAAGGGCACTTGGAAACCCTAAAAACGTTGCTAAACAGATTAAAGCAGATAATATGG
Proteins encoded in this window:
- a CDS encoding PadR family transcriptional regulator, which produces MNTQFKKGVLELCVLVLLDRKDCYGYEMVDEISKNISISEGTIYPLLKRLKKEKFVISYLKESQNGPPRKYYRLTELGKGKKEKLVEEWRNFSIGVNNLLNFEITNNSGAIKDE